The sequence below is a genomic window from Acetivibrio clariflavus DSM 19732.
AATCCTTGGTTTTTGGAAGGAAGGGAGTATTACATAACGGCAAGTCTTGGAATATCCCTTTATCCAACTGACGGACAGGATGAAAAGGTTTTAGTGAGAAATGCCGATATAGCCATGTCTAAAGTGAAAGAGACAGGGAAAAACAATTATGAGCTGTTTATGGAATCAATGAAAAGAAAGATAATAGACAAATTGGATTTAGAAAGTGATTTAAGACATGCAATAGAAAAAGAAGAATTCGTACTGTTTTATCAACCGCAGATTGCACTTGCCACAGGAGAAATTATTGGTGTAGAGGCTTTGATAAGATGGGAACGAGAAGGTGTTGGTTTGGTTCAGCCAATGGAATTTATACCGGCAGCTGAGGAATCAAGTCTGATAATTCCTTTGGGTGAATGGGTTCTTAAAACTGCATGTAAGCAGAATGTAAAATGGATAAAATCAGGTATCAAACCTGTTTTAATGGCTGTCAACCTGTCTTCCAAGCAATTTCAGCAGCGTAATCTGGTTGAAATGATTGAGAGAATATTAGATGAGACAGGCATGGACCCCACACTTCTGGAACTTGAAATTACTGAAAGTACAGCTATGCAGGATATTGACTTTACCATTAAAGTATTAAAAAAATTAAAAGAAAAAGGAATACGGATTTCTTTGGATGATTTTGGCACAGGATATTCTTCTTTGAATTATTTAAAGATGTTACCGATAGATTCTTTGAAAATTGACAAAAGTTTTGTACATGATTTAACCAACAGTCCGAGTGAAGAAACTATTGCAAAATCCGTCATCAGTCTTGCACATAAGCTGAACCTTTTGGTAGTGGCTGAAGGAGTTGAAACAAAGGCTCAACTGGAGTTGTTGAAAAATCATATGTGCGACAAAGTTCAGGGGTATTTGCTCAGCAAACCCGTACCACCGAATGAAGCTGAAAAACTGTTAAGGAAAGCAAAGAGCGAGTTGGAAGAATTTCGTGGTAATTTTTAATACCACGAAATTTTTTATGTTTGTATTTCTGCAATCGATGCAAATTACAAGGGGAGTGTAAATATTGCATAGTTTTGCAGAGTGCTATTAATTGAATTTGAATAATTGTGAAAAGTATTTACAAAATTACAAATCACTGGTTGATATAAGATGGAGAAATTATTGTTGCTAATATCAATATGTACGAGTATAATTACTACTATGATAATTTTTTGTCAAAGGGGGAATCGCTGATGAGAGCGATTGTTACAGTTATTGGGAAGGACAAAGTTGGGATTATTGCTGCAATAAGTAACATACTGGCAAATTGCAATGTAAATATTTTAGATATTTCTCAGACAACCATGCAGGATGTATTTACAATGATAATGCTGGTGGATATTTCTGCGATGTGTGTTCCTTTTTCGGAATTATCCGAGCAACTGGAGAAAAAGGGTGTTGAATTGGGATTATCGGTTAAAATCCAACACGAAGATATTTTTAATTCCATGCACCAGATATAGGGGGGAATTTTGTGATAAAACCTTTTGAGATAATTGAAACAATAAAAATGATTCAGGAAGATAATCTTGATATAAGAACCATTACAATGGGCATCTCTCTTAGAGATTGTGCAAGTCATGACGGAAATGTTGCAAGAAGAAAAATATACGATAAAATAACGCGTCTTGCCGCCAATCTTGTAAAGGTTGGAGAGGATATTGAAAAAGAATACGGTATTCCCATCATTAATAAAAGGATTTCTGTAACCCCGATATCATTAATTGCCGAAAGCTGTGATGATGACGATTATGTGAAATTTGCACAGATTATGGACAAGGCTGCCGATGAAGTGGGAGTAAACTTTATTGG
It includes:
- a CDS encoding EAL domain-containing protein, coding for MLLWIEKNFIVPIVILIVILIIGIIAFLVCNKYFKDKLSKAYTELKKNDELLKVAMRSIGEAIIATDKKGIVTFANCEAHKLFSISKDQFVNKNFSDLLSMLKDQDGFSCNILLEKVVTNGIKLDIKNVSVLSMENDKERIVSGSILPLMNESNEIIGALTILKDVTELKKNEKKIYDMKYFDRITGLPNKMLFFDKLKTALAAAESSDTKLAVIVIDLDNFKTINDTLGHDFGDKVLLQVAEKIKGLLRESDTVARLGGDEFVILQPGIKDITDVTKVAERILENFRNPWFLEGREYYITASLGISLYPTDGQDEKVLVRNADIAMSKVKETGKNNYELFMESMKRKIIDKLDLESDLRHAIEKEEFVLFYQPQIALATGEIIGVEALIRWEREGVGLVQPMEFIPAAEESSLIIPLGEWVLKTACKQNVKWIKSGIKPVLMAVNLSSKQFQQRNLVEMIERILDETGMDPTLLELEITESTAMQDIDFTIKVLKKLKEKGIRISLDDFGTGYSSLNYLKMLPIDSLKIDKSFVHDLTNSPSEETIAKSVISLAHKLNLLVVAEGVETKAQLELLKNHMCDKVQGYLLSKPVPPNEAEKLLRKAKSELEEFRGNF
- a CDS encoding ACT domain-containing protein — translated: MRAIVTVIGKDKVGIIAAISNILANCNVNILDISQTTMQDVFTMIMLVDISAMCVPFSELSEQLEKKGVELGLSVKIQHEDIFNSMHQI